CGGTCCGGCTCCGCATAGGGCGTCACCGCCAGCGGGTCGACGACCGACGAGACGGCTCGGACACTGTCCGAGCGCAGCAGCGCGGCCGCCTCCCGGCCGATCTTGCCGACCCGGTCCATGTGGTGGGCCAGCGTCGTGTGCACGCCGAGCATCGGCACCAACGCCAACACCGAGGACACCAACGGCTCCAACCCGGCGACGAGTCCGGCCAACGGTCCGCCCAGCGACGTCCCGGCAATGGTCACCTCGGCCGGATCCTGCGCGCCGATCCAAGACACCAGCGCCCGGATCTCGGCGACCGCCCGAATCGTCACCGCGATGTTCTCCAACGGGTCGAAACCCGGGAAGGCGACGTTGGGGTGCCGCCGTGCGCCGTGCGCCGGCAGCACCGGCAGCACCACGTTGTATCCCAGCTTCTCGTGCAGGTGGGCGGCCCGGAACGAGAACATGTCGTCGGGACGGCCCTGCCCGGCACCGTGCACCCAGATGATCCAGCGCCGGCCCGGCTCCTCGTGGGCCAGCACCCGCGCCGACGACACTCCGTCGAGGTAGGGCGCATAGGCGGCCATCGGCTCGGGCAGGTCGACGTCCAGCTTGAAGTCGACGTGGTCGTAGACCGTCGTGGTGAAGCGCTTGCGGCTGCGCCGCAAGATCGTCGGCACCGGCTGGGGGCGGTTGACCCCGGTGACCCCGAGCTCGGTGAGCACCGGCGCGGCCGCGTCGCAACGCTGCACCGCGGCGGCGAGGTCGTCGATCTCCGACACGTCGCGCAGCACCGAGTTGAGGGCGACGAACAGCTCGTCGACGGCCGACTCGCCCACCGTGCGCGCGCCGACCTTCGACGGCGGAATGCCCAGGCGCTCATCGCCGTTCTTCGCCGCGCGCGCACTGGCGACGGCCCGCGGCACGACGTTGGCGAACAGACCCACGCGGGCCACAGTCGTATCCCAGATGGTCAGACCCACGATGGCTACTCGACTCTCTTGGGCGGCTTCGCCGCGGGATTGGTGGGCGGCTTGGCCGCTGATTGGTCGGCGTCCTGCGCCGCCAACATCCCCCGCTCGACCAACGCCGTGCGCACTTCGTGCAGCGACTCGCGCACGCGGTCGAGGAAACCCTCCGGATCGGGCATCGACTCCGGCGTCGTGATGAGCCCCATGCTGATCCGGCCGGCATAGCTGTAGGCGGTGAGGTTCACGTCGGCCGGCGCGATCGCCAGCGCGAACGAGATCCAGTCCACCACCTCGATGTCGCCCACCCAGCGGGTCTCACGGGGACCCGGCAGGTTGGCCGTGGTGATGTTGTTGACGACGCGCGGCGTGACCGGGGCCGCCAGCTTGCGGAACACCGGGCCGGTGCGGCCGGTGTAGACCGCGATCTGGTCGGTCAGCTCGAAGCCGATGCTGCGCCGCTTGGTGACCGCCGCGGCACAGCTCTGCGCGGTCGCGGTCAGCCGCTGCACCGGGTCGGCGATGTCGGTGCGCAGATAGGCCAGCGCGGTGGAGATCTCATTGCCCGCGGTGCGCGTCGACGCCATGTCGGCGGCCACCCCGAACACCGTCACCGCCGGCGAGCGCAGGTCCTCGCTGCGGGCGATCATCTCGGCGCGCTTGGCCCCGGCGATCACCCCGTGCAGGGCGCCGTTGACGGTGGTCCCGGTGGCGACGGCGATCTGCTGGAATTGCGCGAGCGGCAGACTCGCACTGGCACAACGCCGTTCGCCGCCGCTGGGTGCGGAGAAGCTGTTGCGCGACGACTCCATCGGCTTGGGCACCAGGTGCCGGTTCTCGAACCGCCGCGAGGTGACGATGCCCTTGACCAGCCGGCCGGTGGCCTTGGGCACCTCCCGGAAGAGCTTCTTGGACTCGGCGCGCGCAGTGCGCAGCAGTTCTTCGCGCTGCACCGCCTCGATGTCGCCGACCGGGGCGGGCGCCACCGTGCCGCCCCGCTCGGCGGTGGCGGTCATGAACGTGTTGAGGGCGGCCAAGCCGTCGGCGACGGCGTGGTGGACCCGCACGACGATGGCCTGCTGGCCGTCGGCGAGGCCGTTCACGAGGGTCAGCGCCCACAGCGGCCGCGACCGGTCGAGTTGTTCGACGGACAGCTCGGTCAGGATTGTGTCGAGCGCCCGACGATCGCCGGGGGCGGCTGCGGTCCGCTCGTCGAGGTGGGCGCTGACGTCGAAGTTCTCGTCGGCCACCCAGAACGGGCGCGCCGAGTAGGTCGCCGATGCCGCCTCCACGCGCTGTGTCGCACGCGGGAAGTGTCCGAGGTAGTGGGGCAGTACGTCGACGAGCTCGTCCAGGGTGATCGGGCGGCCGCGCCGCGACGGGTCGACGATGGCCACCTTGAGGGTGTGCATCGGCGTCGTCGGATTCTCCATGTTGAGCATCAGGGCGTCGTTGCCCGACAGTCGCTGCAGTCCGGTCATCGTCCCTCCTCGGTGAGGTCGCGCTTGAGCACCTTGCCGGTGGCGTTGCGGGGCAACAGTTCGATGAAATGGATGTCGCGCGGCACCTTGTACCCGGCGAGCTGGCTCTTCACGTGCGCCTTCAACGCGTCGGCATCGACGTCGGAACCGCCGGACCGCACGACGAAGGCGGCGAGCCGCTGGCCGAACTTCTCGTCGTCGACGCCGATCACCGCGACCTCGGCCACCCCCGGGTGGGCGTCGAGGACCAGCTCGACCTCCAGCGGGTAGACGTTCTCGCCGCCGGAGACGATCATCTCGTCGTCGCGTCCGACGACGTAGAGCAGGCCGTTCCCGTCGATCCGCCCGACGTCGCCGGAGAGCATGTAGCCGTCGGCGTAGTCCTTGGTCTCGGTGCCGGTGTATCCGTCGAAGGCCGACTCGTTGGCCACCGCGATGACGCCGATCTCGCCGACCGGGAGCGGGCGCCGATCGTCGTCGAGAATCCGCACCCGGGTGCCGGCGATGGGCCGCCCGGCGGTGTCCGGGGCGATCCGCAGGTCGGCCGGGGTCGCGGTGCTGATCAGACCGGCCTCGGTGGCGTTGTAGCTGTTGTAAACCACGTCGCCGAAGCGGTCCATGAAGGCGGTGAGCGATTCCGCGCGCATCCGCGACCCGCTGGCGGTGGCGAACCGCAGCGTCGGCATCGGCTTGGCGTCGAGCACATCGACGGGCAGGTCCATGATCCGTTCGAGCATCACCGGGACGACGGCGAGCCCGCTCGCACCGTGGTCGCGCACGAGGTCGAGCGTGCCTTGCGGGTCGAACCGGCGACGCATGACCATCGTCGCGTGCATCGTCGACGAGATGGCCATCTGGCCGAAGCCCCAGGCGTGGAAGATCGGGGCCGCGATGACCGTCGTCTCCCCGCCGCGCCACGGGATGCGGTCGAGCATCGCCGCGAGCGACGAGACGTCCGATCCGCTGGCGCCGCGCTTGGCGCCCTTGGGGGTGCCGGTGGTGCCCGAGGTCAGCAGGATGATCCGGCCGGGTTTGCGCGGCGGCGCCGGGCGCTGCCCCATCCGGGAGGAGATGAGGTGCTCGACGGTGCCGGGATCGGCGCGCAGGCCGATCCCCTCCTGCCACGACCACAGGCACCGCAGGCCCGAATCAGATTGGCGGGCATGGTCGATGAGGCCGGCGAACTCGTCGTCGGCGATGAGGATGTCGGCCTGTTCGCGCTTGAGGACGTCGGCGAGCTGCGGCCCGGCGAACCCGGTGTTGAGCAGGACCGCGTCGGCGCCCAACCGGATCGTCGCGGCGATCGCCTCGACGATGCCGCGGTGGTTGCGGCACATGATCGCGACGGTGCGCGGCGGCCGGACGGTCGACTCACTGAGCCCGACGGCCAGCGCGTCGGCCCGGGCGTCGAGTTGCGCCCAGGTCAGCGAGCCGGCCTCGTCGTGCAGGGCGACGGCGTCGGGGTATTGGGCGGCGGCGAGGCCGATGCCGCTGACCGCGTTCGTCCCGCCCTGGCGGCGCAACGACAACCCCATCCGCAGGTAGCGGTCGGGGCGCAGCAGGGTGAGGAATCCGCTGGACACCAAGACGCGGACGATCCACGCGTAGTGGCTGAGTCG
This Gordonia crocea DNA region includes the following protein-coding sequences:
- a CDS encoding alpha/beta fold hydrolase; the protein is MTIWDTTVARVGLFANVVPRAVASARAAKNGDERLGIPPSKVGARTVGESAVDELFVALNSVLRDVSEIDDLAAAVQRCDAAAPVLTELGVTGVNRPQPVPTILRRSRKRFTTTVYDHVDFKLDVDLPEPMAAYAPYLDGVSSARVLAHEEPGRRWIIWVHGAGQGRPDDMFSFRAAHLHEKLGYNVVLPVLPAHGARRHPNVAFPGFDPLENIAVTIRAVAEIRALVSWIGAQDPAEVTIAGTSLGGPLAGLVAGLEPLVSSVLALVPMLGVHTTLAHHMDRVGKIGREAAALLRSDSVRAVSSVVDPLAVTPYAEPDRRLVIAALNDRVTWVTAAQKLHHHWGGRIEWYAGGHVGHVFSGRVRELTDEFLAEAAAATP
- a CDS encoding wax ester/triacylglycerol synthase domain-containing protein; the protein is MTGLQRLSGNDALMLNMENPTTPMHTLKVAIVDPSRRGRPITLDELVDVLPHYLGHFPRATQRVEAASATYSARPFWVADENFDVSAHLDERTAAAPGDRRALDTILTELSVEQLDRSRPLWALTLVNGLADGQQAIVVRVHHAVADGLAALNTFMTATAERGGTVAPAPVGDIEAVQREELLRTARAESKKLFREVPKATGRLVKGIVTSRRFENRHLVPKPMESSRNSFSAPSGGERRCASASLPLAQFQQIAVATGTTVNGALHGVIAGAKRAEMIARSEDLRSPAVTVFGVAADMASTRTAGNEISTALAYLRTDIADPVQRLTATAQSCAAAVTKRRSIGFELTDQIAVYTGRTGPVFRKLAAPVTPRVVNNITTANLPGPRETRWVGDIEVVDWISFALAIAPADVNLTAYSYAGRISMGLITTPESMPDPEGFLDRVRESLHEVRTALVERGMLAAQDADQSAAKPPTNPAAKPPKRVE
- a CDS encoding AMP-binding protein, which codes for MTALRNRLSHYAWIVRVLVSSGFLTLLRPDRYLRMGLSLRRQGGTNAVSGIGLAAAQYPDAVALHDEAGSLTWAQLDARADALAVGLSESTVRPPRTVAIMCRNHRGIVEAIAATIRLGADAVLLNTGFAGPQLADVLKREQADILIADDEFAGLIDHARQSDSGLRCLWSWQEGIGLRADPGTVEHLISSRMGQRPAPPRKPGRIILLTSGTTGTPKGAKRGASGSDVSSLAAMLDRIPWRGGETTVIAAPIFHAWGFGQMAISSTMHATMVMRRRFDPQGTLDLVRDHGASGLAVVPVMLERIMDLPVDVLDAKPMPTLRFATASGSRMRAESLTAFMDRFGDVVYNSYNATEAGLISTATPADLRIAPDTAGRPIAGTRVRILDDDRRPLPVGEIGVIAVANESAFDGYTGTETKDYADGYMLSGDVGRIDGNGLLYVVGRDDEMIVSGGENVYPLEVELVLDAHPGVAEVAVIGVDDEKFGQRLAAFVVRSGGSDVDADALKAHVKSQLAGYKVPRDIHFIELLPRNATGKVLKRDLTEEGR